A genome region from Sphingobium sp. CR2-8 includes the following:
- a CDS encoding alpha/beta fold hydrolase translates to MAHGLSVGMSGVPFVVHDTQRGYVPGRYGQLHYRLSRPAQDSALPPLLLLHQNPSSSLEYRHLIDAMRSDRTVLAFDTPGYGMSDAPPAPVGMADYAACFADAIDALAPLLPGPFDLYGYHTGTLLALELALAAPHQIRRLVLSGIPMRPPEEQAERYRAAQDFAPLDEDGTVAIDLATKLWAYVVAARRPGVTLDEAAALWVDKLKPLDRAAWAYLGVWSYDYQARLPMVAHPVLLLQPDEEIAAASIAAAGLIPSALVERLAGFDRDIFHLPDSVAAIAVAMRRYLDHPLSSGVQA, encoded by the coding sequence ATGGCCCATGGCCTATCCGTCGGTATGTCCGGCGTCCCCTTCGTCGTTCACGACACCCAGCGCGGCTATGTGCCGGGGCGTTATGGCCAGCTGCATTATCGCCTGTCCCGTCCAGCGCAGGACAGCGCGCTGCCGCCTTTGCTGCTGCTGCACCAGAACCCGTCGTCCAGCCTGGAATATCGCCATCTGATCGACGCGATGCGCAGCGACCGCACGGTGCTGGCGTTCGATACGCCGGGTTATGGCATGTCCGATGCGCCGCCCGCGCCGGTCGGCATGGCGGATTATGCGGCCTGCTTCGCTGATGCGATCGATGCCCTCGCCCCCCTGTTGCCCGGCCCGTTCGATCTCTACGGCTATCATACCGGCACTTTGCTGGCGCTGGAACTGGCGCTGGCGGCGCCGCATCAGATACGCCGCCTGGTCCTGTCGGGCATTCCCATGCGGCCGCCCGAGGAACAGGCCGAGCGCTATCGCGCCGCGCAGGATTTCGCACCGCTTGACGAGGACGGCACAGTCGCGATCGACCTTGCAACCAAGCTTTGGGCTTATGTCGTGGCCGCGCGGCGGCCGGGCGTGACGCTCGACGAGGCGGCCGCCCTGTGGGTCGACAAGCTCAAACCCCTCGACCGTGCGGCCTGGGCCTATCTGGGCGTCTGGAGCTACGACTATCAGGCGCGCTTGCCGATGGTCGCCCATCCCGTCCTGCTGCTCCAGCCCGATGAGGAGATCGCCGCTGCATCAATCGCGGCGGCGGGCCTGATCCCGTCCGCACTGGTCGAGCGACTGGCCGGGTTCGACCGCGACATCTTCCACCTTCCCGACAGCGTCGCCGCGATCGCCGTGGCGATGCGTCGTTATCTCGATCACCCTCTTTCATCAGGAGTCCAAGCATGA
- a CDS encoding MFS transporter codes for MSGMMDATTAHGVEDYRPARAWWAVALLFVASILSVVDRGILSIVVDAVKADIGLSDVQISLLQGLAFGLFYAVVGVWLGFIADRMSRRNLVAAGIALWSVATAASGFTHSFGALFLCRILVGLGEAALAPAAISLIADLFPSAKRGRAIGVYLMGQSIAQGLSFLIAGMVLKHAGADGFAGVPVLDGLAPWRTMFVLCGLSGIVVVLACLTVREPRRKGVAVAADTSQLRGVARHFNAHRLSLASLYGGFALFFLGSYAAFGWQVVMLSRRFAVDAASVAVMLSPVSLAFGIAGPLVGGALVDAAVKRDGTRGILSLLRFAPLLGLLFCLSVALPSLWTCVLLVGTLGGAAAIMGTMTLAWLQATMPADMRGVAVSATGLLNTIIGAALGPLLVALLTDRLFADPTMVGPAIVYVAVPAFIASALLYTVCHRVTR; via the coding sequence ATGAGCGGCATGATGGATGCGACGACCGCCCATGGCGTGGAAGACTATCGCCCCGCCCGCGCCTGGTGGGCGGTCGCCCTGCTGTTCGTCGCGTCCATCCTGTCGGTGGTCGACCGTGGCATATTGTCGATCGTGGTCGATGCGGTGAAAGCCGACATCGGCCTGAGCGACGTGCAGATCAGCCTGTTGCAGGGGTTGGCGTTCGGCCTGTTCTATGCGGTCGTGGGCGTGTGGTTGGGCTTCATCGCCGACCGCATGTCGCGCCGCAACCTCGTCGCGGCGGGCATCGCTCTTTGGAGCGTCGCCACCGCCGCCAGCGGCTTCACCCATAGTTTCGGCGCGTTGTTCCTGTGCCGCATCCTTGTGGGCCTTGGCGAGGCGGCGCTGGCGCCGGCCGCCATTTCGCTGATCGCCGACCTGTTTCCTTCGGCCAAGCGCGGCAGGGCGATCGGCGTCTATCTGATGGGGCAGTCGATCGCGCAGGGCCTGTCCTTCCTGATCGCCGGCATGGTGCTGAAACATGCCGGTGCCGACGGCTTTGCCGGGGTGCCCGTGCTGGACGGCCTTGCGCCCTGGCGCACCATGTTCGTGCTGTGCGGTCTGTCCGGCATTGTCGTGGTATTGGCTTGCCTGACCGTCCGCGAACCCAGGCGCAAGGGCGTCGCCGTCGCCGCCGACACCAGCCAGTTGCGCGGGGTCGCGCGCCATTTCAATGCGCATCGCCTGTCGCTGGCGTCGCTATACGGCGGCTTCGCGCTCTTCTTCCTCGGCTCCTACGCCGCATTCGGCTGGCAGGTCGTGATGCTGTCGCGGCGGTTCGCGGTCGATGCCGCCAGCGTCGCCGTCATGCTCAGCCCAGTATCGCTCGCCTTCGGGATCGCCGGGCCGCTGGTCGGCGGCGCGCTGGTCGATGCCGCCGTCAAGCGGGATGGCACGCGGGGCATATTGTCCCTGTTGCGCTTCGCCCCGCTGCTGGGCCTGCTTTTCTGCCTTTCGGTCGCCCTGCCATCGCTGTGGACCTGCGTCCTGCTGGTCGGCACGCTGGGCGGCGCGGCAGCGATCATGGGGACGATGACGCTGGCCTGGCTCCAGGCGACGATGCCCGCCGACATGCGTGGCGTCGCTGTATCCGCGACGGGGCTGCTGAACACCATCATCGGCGCGGCTTTGGGACCATTGCTGGTGGCGCTGCTGACCGACCGGCTTTTCGCCGATCCCACGATGGTCGGTCCGGCCATCGTTTATGTCGCGGTGCCGGCCTTCATCGCTTCGGCGCTGCTCTATACGGTGTGCCACCGCGTTACGCGCTGA
- a CDS encoding M24 family metallopeptidase, with amino-acid sequence MASISAIGYPGDEALRMALRHGGPINLDRARDVMARHGLDGIVVGDAINVFHILGYWPQIANTKLGHPPTTFALLPRDPARPTAIVTSDFIYYYSFADGALQPALQPFLFADTDNDGTAEVNLQPMWGFTDRREQAGGDVEQRRRAGMDGVGATRRFRNAGGALAGAMRELGLWDGRIAIDHDVIAAVCDRHGRPGTYGPADTILREIRIIKSPLEIALMRRAAQANADAVDAVMASVRAGAGYGELRRQFAIESARRDNQAVFMTVDRVSTELIDGDHVRDGQTLFLDGVGHFQHYHGDYARTVFVGEPLASARRAAGAVETGWQAIREALRPGMRYSEIVAIGADAVRKAGFDHLIGFGPHSVGLMHSDEPSLDGGGFYRKDDLVLQPNMVLSVDCPVVETGLGGSAHVEDLMLITADGAEPIHSISDHLVTV; translated from the coding sequence ATGGCTTCCATCAGCGCGATCGGCTATCCGGGCGACGAGGCTCTGCGCATGGCTTTGCGGCATGGCGGCCCGATCAATCTGGACCGCGCGCGGGACGTGATGGCCCGGCACGGGCTGGACGGCATCGTCGTGGGGGACGCCATCAACGTCTTCCACATATTGGGCTATTGGCCGCAGATCGCCAATACCAAGCTTGGTCATCCGCCTACGACTTTCGCCCTGCTGCCCCGCGATCCGGCGCGGCCGACCGCCATCGTAACGTCGGATTTCATCTATTATTACAGCTTTGCCGATGGCGCGCTGCAACCGGCGCTCCAGCCGTTCCTGTTCGCCGATACCGACAATGACGGGACGGCGGAGGTCAATCTCCAGCCGATGTGGGGCTTTACCGACCGGCGCGAGCAGGCCGGGGGCGACGTGGAACAGCGGCGACGTGCCGGGATGGACGGCGTGGGCGCGACCCGCCGTTTCCGCAATGCGGGCGGCGCGCTGGCCGGAGCGATGCGCGAACTGGGCCTTTGGGACGGACGGATCGCGATCGATCATGACGTGATCGCCGCGGTATGCGATCGGCATGGTCGGCCCGGCACTTACGGTCCGGCCGACACCATCCTGCGCGAGATACGGATCATCAAGTCTCCGCTGGAGATCGCGCTGATGCGGCGCGCGGCCCAGGCCAATGCCGACGCCGTCGACGCGGTGATGGCCAGCGTGCGGGCGGGCGCTGGCTATGGCGAGTTGCGTCGCCAGTTTGCGATCGAAAGCGCGCGGCGCGACAATCAGGCGGTATTCATGACCGTCGATCGGGTATCGACCGAATTGATCGACGGCGATCATGTTCGCGACGGCCAGACCCTGTTCTTGGACGGCGTGGGGCACTTCCAGCATTATCATGGCGACTATGCGCGCACCGTCTTCGTGGGCGAACCGCTGGCCAGTGCGCGGCGGGCGGCGGGAGCGGTGGAAACCGGTTGGCAGGCGATCCGCGAAGCCTTGCGGCCCGGCATGCGCTATTCAGAAATTGTGGCGATCGGCGCTGACGCGGTGCGCAAGGCAGGCTTCGACCATCTGATCGGTTTCGGTCCGCATAGTGTGGGTCTGATGCATTCCGACGAGCCATCGCTCGACGGTGGCGGCTTCTACCGCAAGGACGATCTGGTGCTGCAACCCAATATGGTGCTGAGCGTCGATTGCCCCGTGGTCGAAACCGGACTGGGCGGATCGGCCCATGTCGAAGACCTGATGCTTATCACGGCCGATGGCGCCGAACCGATCCACAGCATTTCCGACCATCTGGTCACAGTCTGA
- a CDS encoding alpha/beta hydrolase, with product MSQPVDRAFVRIAEGQVHLHRIDAPDADKPPVLLLHASPASSRFMVPLMQALADSRRMVIAPDTLGNGDSPAPVGDAPDIGYFANSMIRLADAMGIDRFDVYGSHTGARIACELAAAYPDRVRRAVFDGITEYDSDVRQRILDNYAPTVAPDDYGQHLVWAFNFVRDQALYFPYFDRRAENRLPGDIPPASVLNDVVIDVLKALGTYHKPYLAAFTYPAFERMKAIERPVLLLRAAKELAVLNKAITTALESLRNGRSVPVESDAAAKAAAMREFFDAAD from the coding sequence GTGAGCCAGCCGGTGGACAGGGCGTTTGTTCGCATTGCCGAAGGGCAGGTGCATCTGCATCGCATCGACGCGCCGGACGCGGACAAGCCGCCGGTGCTGCTGCTGCATGCCTCTCCCGCCTCGTCGCGCTTCATGGTGCCGCTGATGCAGGCGCTGGCCGACAGCCGCCGCATGGTGATCGCGCCCGACACGCTCGGCAATGGCGACTCGCCAGCACCGGTGGGCGATGCGCCCGATATCGGCTATTTCGCGAACAGCATGATCCGGCTGGCCGATGCCATGGGGATCGATCGCTTCGACGTCTATGGCAGCCATACCGGCGCGCGCATCGCGTGCGAACTGGCCGCCGCCTATCCGGACAGGGTGCGGCGCGCGGTGTTTGACGGCATTACCGAATATGATTCGGACGTGCGTCAGCGCATATTGGACAATTATGCCCCCACGGTCGCGCCGGATGATTATGGCCAGCATCTGGTCTGGGCCTTCAACTTCGTGCGCGATCAGGCGCTCTATTTCCCCTATTTCGACCGTCGTGCCGAAAACCGGCTGCCCGGCGACATTCCGCCGGCCAGCGTGCTGAACGATGTGGTGATCGATGTGCTCAAGGCGCTCGGCACTTATCACAAGCCCTATCTGGCGGCCTTTACCTACCCCGCCTTCGAGCGGATGAAGGCGATCGAGCGGCCCGTGCTCTTGCTCCGGGCGGCCAAGGAACTGGCGGTTTTGAACAAGGCGATCACCACCGCGCTGGAATCGCTGCGCAACGGCCGCAGCGTACCCGTTGAGTCGGACGCGGCGGCCAAAGCGGCCGCCATGCGCGAATTTTTCGATGCGGCCGACTGA
- a CDS encoding phosphotransferase enzyme family protein — translation MTTTLVRAEIAHSVVDASFLAREVAERYPIKGPVTGLLLYRGMNDVYIIQTADTRYALRVWRKDYRDADEVSYELNFLDYLRQRGFPASTPIHARDGSLYFKLDAPEGERAVALYDWAEGTKFGNCLNVDTAHRMGALFAKMHLLGLEYAGPDHVFTTDNAVRFQVTVPALLDFTYDRPDDRRDYEIIGRTLAERLREIQGDDVPMGICHCDFHPSNIHVAEDGSMTFLDFDGLGEDYMMQDVQNFVWGNLFYGFSPSYGEAFEAGYDTVRPFSAREKESKELFLLAKAFRLVAGMAHSSNAVGRGTLRFQGMDWLSDYIKSRARPLGLL, via the coding sequence ATGACCACTACCTTAGTTCGGGCGGAGATCGCCCATTCCGTCGTCGACGCCAGCTTCCTGGCGCGCGAAGTCGCCGAACGCTATCCGATCAAGGGGCCGGTCACCGGCCTGCTGCTCTATCGCGGCATGAACGACGTCTACATTATCCAGACCGCCGACACCCGCTACGCCCTGCGCGTATGGCGCAAGGATTATCGCGACGCGGACGAGGTCAGCTATGAACTGAACTTCCTCGACTATCTGCGGCAGCGCGGCTTCCCCGCCTCCACGCCGATCCACGCTCGCGACGGATCGCTCTATTTCAAGCTGGACGCGCCGGAGGGCGAGCGCGCGGTCGCCTTGTATGACTGGGCGGAAGGTACCAAGTTCGGCAACTGCCTGAACGTCGACACCGCGCATCGCATGGGCGCGCTGTTCGCCAAGATGCACCTGCTGGGCCTGGAATATGCCGGTCCCGACCATGTCTTCACCACGGACAATGCCGTGCGTTTCCAGGTGACCGTGCCCGCGCTGCTCGACTTCACCTATGACCGGCCCGACGACCGGCGCGATTATGAGATCATCGGTCGCACCCTGGCTGAGCGACTGCGCGAGATTCAGGGCGACGACGTGCCGATGGGCATCTGTCATTGCGATTTCCACCCCAGCAACATCCATGTCGCCGAAGACGGCAGCATGACCTTCCTAGACTTCGATGGTCTGGGCGAGGATTATATGATGCAGGACGTGCAGAATTTCGTCTGGGGCAACCTGTTCTACGGCTTCTCCCCTTCCTATGGCGAAGCGTTCGAGGCGGGCTACGACACCGTCCGTCCGTTCAGCGCGCGCGAAAAGGAAAGCAAGGAACTGTTCCTGCTGGCCAAGGCATTCCGCCTGGTTGCGGGCATGGCCCATTCGTCCAACGCCGTCGGTCGGGGGACTTTGCGCTTCCAGGGAATGGACTGGCTGTCCGACTATATCAAGTCGCGCGCCCGTCCGCTGGGCCTGCTGTAA
- a CDS encoding NtaA/DmoA family FMN-dependent monooxygenase (This protein belongs to a clade of FMN-dependent monooxygenases, within a broader family of flavin-dependent oxidoreductases, the luciferase-like monooxygenase (LMM) family, some of whose members use coenzyme F420 rather than FMN.), whose translation MSKPARELHIWAFLQGIGFYPGGWRHPLAQPRSVFDRAYYEDVARLAERGRFDAIVFGDQLQGRDAAGRTPERLAIPTLDPFTLLSAMGAVTERVGLVATVSTTYNAPMGVAERFASLDLASSGRAGWNIVTTAHPNAAPNFGERDLMEKGLRYRRAEEFVNVTTQLWDAVDDPARPIVRHKGEWFDVEGQLDTPYVPQGRPVLVQAGQSGDGRDFAARTAEAIFCPAATLEAGQAFRDDIRERVARAGRDPDGVKIMPGLAFVLADTEEAAQRKERELLEMADDGLCIEYLSESIGYDLTRHAASDLIPIDTIVAECEFPAEDIRRMLTPGVERGQTIADYCRGYARQPRGHAIFVGTAEQLADRMGHWIDEGGCDGFTLQPGFMPEELRLFVDHTVPLLQQRGLLRTDYEGTTLRNHLGLSTRR comes from the coding sequence ATGAGCAAACCCGCGCGCGAATTGCATATCTGGGCTTTCTTACAAGGCATCGGTTTCTATCCCGGCGGCTGGCGCCATCCACTGGCGCAGCCCCGCTCGGTATTCGACCGGGCCTATTATGAGGATGTCGCCCGCCTCGCCGAACGGGGCCGCTTCGACGCCATCGTCTTTGGCGACCAGTTGCAGGGACGCGACGCGGCCGGGCGCACGCCCGAACGGCTGGCGATTCCGACGCTGGACCCCTTCACTCTTTTGTCGGCCATGGGCGCTGTGACGGAGCGGGTCGGGCTGGTTGCCACCGTTTCCACGACCTACAATGCGCCGATGGGCGTGGCCGAACGCTTCGCCAGCCTGGATCTGGCCAGCAGCGGCCGGGCGGGCTGGAACATCGTCACCACCGCCCATCCCAATGCGGCACCCAATTTCGGCGAACGCGACCTGATGGAAAAAGGTCTGCGCTATCGCCGCGCCGAAGAGTTCGTGAACGTCACGACGCAATTATGGGATGCCGTGGATGATCCGGCGCGTCCGATCGTTCGCCACAAAGGCGAATGGTTCGATGTCGAAGGGCAACTCGACACACCCTATGTTCCGCAGGGCCGACCCGTGCTGGTGCAAGCCGGTCAGTCGGGCGACGGGCGCGATTTCGCCGCACGTACCGCAGAGGCGATCTTCTGCCCCGCCGCCACGTTGGAAGCGGGCCAGGCGTTCCGCGACGATATTCGCGAACGCGTGGCGCGCGCCGGACGTGATCCCGATGGCGTCAAGATCATGCCCGGCCTCGCCTTCGTCCTGGCGGACACCGAAGAGGCGGCGCAGCGCAAGGAGCGCGAACTGCTGGAAATGGCGGACGATGGCCTGTGCATCGAATATCTGAGCGAATCCATCGGCTACGACCTGACCCGTCACGCGGCGTCGGACCTGATCCCGATCGATACCATCGTCGCCGAATGCGAATTCCCGGCCGAGGACATTCGGCGGATGCTGACCCCAGGCGTCGAACGCGGCCAAACGATCGCCGATTATTGCCGTGGCTATGCGCGCCAGCCGCGCGGCCATGCCATCTTTGTCGGCACGGCCGAACAGTTGGCCGACCGCATGGGCCATTGGATCGATGAAGGCGGGTGCGACGGCTTCACCCTGCAACCTGGGTTCATGCCGGAGGAATTGCGCCTGTTCGTCGATCATACCGTGCCGCTGCTTCAG
- a CDS encoding class I SAM-dependent methyltransferase, whose amino-acid sequence MNAPHPMIPEPSHDEMAEQLFVRDLKLFVMGDLEPVQREMAMQVADAVDVRATNDPVGNLRSEMMERPSFRQWLGLRRESQRLLWDVVGDSLDRRAGELAQRAAIAEPKGSVRTNPDFRAPGYLVDGDVHLMPGGYEADPGEGSVAQGALMDRGGAIYMLGRNGGYLNDFRGQTAMAHVLTCYPDLDPKRIVELGCGVGSSTAPAAACFPDAEVHGVDVGASMLRYAHARSERLGVAVHYSQQNAESTDFPDGSFDLVYTCAVLHETSQSAVINILKESRRLLRPGGVAVHLEVPLLMTIGSLWDELSAELEADYNNEPYWRGALTADYEALMRTAGFAEVRTGYQRASMGAARDANLHFGPDSEGVFRSWFVASGRA is encoded by the coding sequence ATGAACGCACCCCACCCGATGATCCCCGAACCTTCGCACGACGAAATGGCCGAACAGCTGTTCGTGCGCGACCTCAAGCTGTTCGTCATGGGCGATCTTGAGCCGGTCCAACGCGAGATGGCGATGCAGGTCGCCGACGCCGTCGATGTCCGCGCCACCAACGATCCGGTCGGCAATCTGCGCAGCGAAATGATGGAGCGGCCCAGCTTCCGTCAATGGCTGGGCCTGCGGCGCGAATCGCAGCGGTTGCTGTGGGACGTGGTGGGCGACAGCCTCGATCGCCGCGCCGGTGAACTGGCCCAGCGCGCCGCCATCGCCGAACCCAAAGGATCGGTCCGCACCAACCCTGATTTTCGCGCGCCCGGCTATCTGGTCGATGGCGACGTTCACCTGATGCCCGGCGGCTATGAAGCCGATCCCGGTGAAGGATCGGTGGCGCAGGGCGCGCTGATGGACCGTGGCGGCGCGATCTACATGTTGGGGCGCAACGGCGGCTATCTCAACGACTTTCGCGGCCAGACGGCGATGGCCCATGTGCTGACCTGCTATCCCGATCTCGATCCCAAGCGGATCGTGGAACTGGGCTGCGGCGTGGGGTCGAGCACCGCGCCGGCCGCCGCCTGCTTCCCGGACGCAGAGGTGCATGGCGTCGACGTCGGCGCGTCGATGCTGCGCTATGCCCATGCCCGGTCCGAACGGCTGGGCGTGGCGGTCCATTATTCGCAGCAGAATGCGGAAAGCACCGATTTCCCCGATGGCAGCTTCGACCTCGTCTACACCTGTGCGGTGCTGCACGAAACGTCGCAGTCGGCGGTCATCAACATCCTCAAGGAAAGCCGTCGCCTGCTGCGGCCCGGCGGCGTCGCGGTGCATCTGGAAGTGCCGCTGCTGATGACGATCGGCTCGCTCTGGGACGAATTGTCGGCGGAGCTGGAGGCGGATTATAATAATGAGCCCTATTGGCGCGGTGCACTGACGGCGGATTATGAGGCGCTGATGCGCACGGCGGGTTTCGCTGAGGTTCGCACCGGCTACCAGCGCGCATCGATGGGCGCGGCGCGCGACGCCAACCTGCATTTCGGTCCCGACAGTGAAGGCGTCTTCCGCAGCTGGTTCGTCGCGTCCGGCCGAGCGTAA